From the Colletotrichum lupini chromosome 1, complete sequence genome, the window TTCAAATTATTGCTCCAACAAAACCACAACCTCTTGATAACAAGTGCCCTGTCACCCATACACGTACATGTAGATGTATCATTGGAGGATTGGGGCAGCAGACCATGTTGAGGGTAGAGAACACGACGAGGACACTGACACGCCACCaatcttatttactaccaTTTACACATGCACAAACAATGGGTGGGAAATAGTGTTACTTGATTTAACGATTTGTATTAGGTCTATCAACGCACTAGGGTATACCCCTCCTCTCTCGCTCCAACTCGATCACAGTAATTACCGATGAAGTTCATCGTACAATTTTAAACATAGAGAAAGATGAATTTCGTGGGCACAAGTCCACGTCTCCTCCGGTCTCAATAGGGGCCAGATTCAACAGGCCCAGGGAGATCATCCCGCGGAGTCGACGGAGCATTGTAACGGCGCATGTAGCGTCGTAGTCAAGCCCGACTCTGCCAAGAGATTCCTCTTTACTGCGACTTCTCGTGCTGGGTGGAGACACGCTGCAGGGAGACGACTGATGAAACGGTTAGCCGCTGTTCTGTAACAAGACACATACTGTGGGGTAGATTGGGGGATATAAAACTTACCAAAGTCCTCGAGCGAGCGCTGCTTCTGGTTACCCTTGGGGGACTTGCCGTGCATCAGGTTGTCGAAACCGGTGCTGTCCTGGAGCATGTAGTATACACCAGCGCAGACGCAGAAGACACCGAATGAGAAAATCCAGATACGGACGACGGCAACAATGGAGGTCTGCTGACCACCCTCGAAGAAACCCCAGATACAGAAGCAGGTGGCAAGGATATCGACGACCAAGATGGCGCCAGACAGCTGCCACGAGGGGATAGAGGACCAGAAGGGACCGTTGGCACGGGTGATGAAGATGAGCCAGTTCTCGGTAAGGGAGACCTCAAGGAAGACAACCTCGTCGAGGTTACCGAAGTTCTGGATGATACCACCGTTGGGGTGGGCGTACATGGTGGTGACAGTGATCCAGGTACCGACGGCAAGGACGATACCGAGGAGGACGGACATACCCCAGAGCTTGGGCAGGTTCCACTTGACGGGGGACTTGGAGAAGGGGGCGTTGTCGTAGGCAATGGCCAGGGTGGCGATATCGGCGAAAATGGCAATGAAGACAACCAACTCAATGTTCAGGGAACGGTTGAGAATGGCAATCCACAGACCAAGGTAGATCTCCAAGTGGATAGACAGGGCGATACGGTAGACGACGTAGGCGTACATGCGGTGGAAAATCTGGCGGGAAGTCTTGAGGGCGTCGATGATGGCACCAAGACCGGGGGCAAGGAAGACAATGTCGGCAGCGGAGCGGGCGGCGTCGGAGGCACCCTCGACGGCGATACCAGTGTCGGCCTTCTTCAGCGAGGGGGCATCGTTGACACCGTCACCAGTCATGGCAACGAGGTAGCCACGCTGCTGAAGGATCTCGACGACGTTGTACTTGTGCTGGGGGAAGACCTCGGCGAAACCATCGGCAGCCTCAACGAAGTCGTAGACCTCGGAACCGGGCATGTCACCACCGCCACCGAGACCGAGACGCTCAGCGTTGTAGATGTTGGTGCCGAGACCGAGCTGGCGGGAAGTCTCACGGGCGATACCGACGGCATCACCAGTCAACATCTTGATGGACAGACCGAGAGACTTGGCCTCGTTAACAGTGCGGGCAGTGTCGTGGCGAGGGGGGTCAGAGCAGGGCATGATTCCGAGAATCTCCCAGGCACCGTGGTCACCACGCTTGCGAGCAACACCGAGAGAGCGGAAGCCACGGGTGGCGAACTCAGCAACCTTGTTCTTGTAGGCCTGGTCAATCTCCTCGGGGATCTCGTGGTCCTGCTCGACGGTCTTGAGGACGAAAAGGGGAGCACCCTTGACGCAGGTAATGCGCTCACCAGCGGGGGACTCGACGAGGGCAGTGACCTTCTTGGAGACGGGGTCGAAGGGGAAGAACTCAATGACCTTGTACTTGGACAGGACAGACTTGGCGCGGGGGTAGTAGCGGAGCGACTTCAAGAAAGCCTTGTCGATGGCGTCCATACCCTTCTTCTTGCGGGAAGCGGCCAAGCAAGCAGTAAGCATGAGGTCCTCGGGATCAACACCGGCGACGGTGTAGGGCTCGGCAAGAGAGAGCTTGTTCTTGGTGAGGGTACCGGTCTTGTCAGAGCAGAGAATCTCGACACCAGCCAGGGACTCAATGGCGGACAGCTTCTGGACAAtggccttcttcttggcAAGGTAAGCAGCACCGACAGccatggtggtggtgacgaCGGCGGGAAGACCGACGGGGACACCGATAATGGTAATGGCGAGGGTGAAGCGAAGGATGTCGACAATGCCGTTGGAGCGGTAGAAGGAAGAAACCCAGACGATAAGCAGAGTGAAGATGACAAGGACCAACAGAATGGTACCAATGCCGTTCAACACCTCAGTGAAGTGACCAGATCCAGCGGAGGCTGCGTTGACAAGGGCGGCAGCGCGACCGACGAAGGTGTTGTCACCAGTGGCGGTAACGATGACGAAGGCCTCACCACGCTTGACAGCGGAAGAAGCGTAGCAGTTGTCGTTGCGGTGCTTGTCGACGGCGAGGGACTCACCAGTGATGGCGGACTGATCGACCTGGAGGAAAGCATCCTCGGTGACAATGCGACCATCAGCGGGGATAATGGTACCCTCCTCAACCTGGAGGATATCACCGGGAACGACTTCAGGGGCCTCAACCTCCTTGAGGGTGCCGTCACGGAGAACGACAGCCTTGAGAGCGAGAGTCTTCTTTAGTTCGGCAACAATCTGTAGTGGGGGCAATTAGCAATGTCATCTCGGGGCACCCTTGGCAACGCGTGCCAGTGGTGTGGGGCGGTGTTGACTTACAGATCCGGCCTGGAATTCCTGAACGAAACCGACGGCGGCGTTAAGCAGCAAAAGACCGCAAATGACACCGAAATCGACCCAATCCTCAAGACCAGCAGCCAGGACGGCGGCAGCCTCCATGACGAATTGAATGGGACCAACGAAGAACATGAAGAACTTCAGGATAAGGTTCTCCTTCTGCTCAGCCATCTCGTTGCGACCCCACTTGCGGCGGCGGTTGATGACCTCCTGCTCAGTCAGACCGAGACGAGTGTCAGTCTGGAGCTGCTCCTCAGGAACAACACGGCCCATGCCAGGGGATCCTTCATCTGTTGGGACGTTAGCAAGCTGTCAATTGAGATATTAGGGAGGTGAGAGAGCATCTATTCTACAGGAGCAATGGCAAGCGCCATCGTCTGCCTGTAATACAGGTGCTCATCTCGAGCCTGAGGAGACGtaccctcttcttcctcgtcgaCGTGACCGTCCTGGGACTCAAGGTCCTCAATCAGGGCGTCAATGTCCTCAtcgtcctcctcgtcctcgacCTTGGGGTTGGCGGCCGGGGGCGCATCAACGGGGCGTTCCTTCTCATCGAACTTGTGGCTCTCAATGGGCGTGCTGAGAGCAGGGGCCGCGGCGGCGTGTGAGTCGGCCATTGCGGTTGTAGTGAGACAGACGAGCTCTGCTCAAGCTTATTATGCGCGAATAGGTTGGTTTTGTTGTCGCGGATAGGAATTGATAGGTAAGATAAGTCCGAGGGAAACGGCGAGGTACTGCTTGTGCTTCTTCGTAGGGCGGGCCTAGGAATACTGAATTGGTTGAGATCGCAGGGTAGCGCGTAGGAAAAGGTGATGAGGGGGAGAGTGGAGAGATGGAGGAGAGAGGTTTGAGCACCACACGAATGTGAAGGGCAATCTATATAGGCAGCCTTCGTGGGTGATGGAGGAAAGAGAGGGGGAAGAGGCGTTCCGATGAAGGCGGGTGGAAGCTTCGCTACTTAAGAGAAACGAGCCGTGGGTAGGAGAGAGGCAGACACGAGCGGCAGGAGCAGAAGCagacgcagcagcagcaacatccAAAGCAAAGCAAGAACCAGACCAGACCAGAAAGAGGCGACCACTGACGGGGACGTGGGTGTGGATGCAGGCTCAAGTGTGGGCGTGGATAAACGTAGGCATGGGCGTGGGCCGTGGATCATGGATGGGCGTGGGACGGGTGAGGGCGTGGAGCGAGTGAGCGAGCTATCCGGCCGACTGCACTTTCCTACCTTGCGACCCAGAAGttttgagagagagagggaaaaaGCCAATCCATCCCAATCGGGATCCCCACTACGTGCCCGCAAGCGACGGTATTAGTCCGCCCACGGCAACAGCGTGCGAGAAAGAGAGCCCAGAGAGAAGCGAGGAAAGAGCGGCGCGACATGGACGGCGATAGCGGTAGCACACTGTTTAACTCCATCATTTTGTATTACTAAAGGATTgccgtagtatatataaacgctaccctgccctcgaattccgcactatttaaccttaaccctttttataagttacttatctTTTCCTCTATTCTACTctctcccttattaaaaaatcgctagaatcgtagttttaatagcttattaatgagctaatattactatttaaaaataagtaacttatttttatatataagtcctaggagttttattattataagaataataataaatatactagagTACTTAagagagctttttaataaacttttaatactatttaaagcaattatttttaagctataaaaaaaaaactaaggtactatattaatacggccctatttatcttattaatactaataatactctttttaatataaaatatattaataatactttatagctacgttattatGCTTTGTAAATTGTacctaacgttaataaagattttaatattatctattaagtctcttattaaaattattattataaagttagtttagttattaatatttaaataagtattttaacttaactcGGAGGTTTTCATAGctcttaaaaagaggtttttaaaaaacttataattagactttttacttattataagtaaagctattacggttaaaattataataattaaaactataataattaaagttatagtattacttatagacctcgatagtaagtagttagtaatataattatttttctcttataataaatttaaaaaagtatcttaatttaagtactaagtaggtactatactattttattaaaactatattcttatatttataacttaaaaagaattaactttctttaATAACAAGGTACTTAGACAGCGGTAGCGACGCGGCAAGGAAGGTAAGGTCGGGACAGACAtacgtacctaccttagaGGCAAGAGCATCCTGCCTTTCTTTCTCCCGTCTTCAAGGCCGGGCAGTCGTCACAGGCTCCAATGGTTACTCACCCAATTACTTACCTTGGCTGCTTGGGCCGGGTTCCTCAAGgttaggtaccttacctcaccttACTCACCACAAGAGAATATCTGCGGTTTCGCCCCAGCAGATATCCGTACGGGGGAGCTATTCGTAAGGTAACCTTTAGGTGAAGTGAGGTAAGGGAAAACAGGACCTCACTCACAACAACGGTGCAAGGAAGGTGAGGTATGGTCCAGGTTCAAGTCTGGCAAGGTACCTTTTCACGCTTGGCGAGGTCGCGGAGAAAGCAACAATAGCTGGAGAAGCTACCAGCATCGGGATCCATTGATCGGTCCATGGTACCTTGCGGCCCCAGTACTCTCCCATATTCGTGACTGCCCCCCCAGCACTGAGCAGCAAGCggcaacagcaacaacaacagAGAAACAAGAACAACAGTAAGGTACCGGGTTCGTGAGAGGAAAGGCACTCCAGTCAACCTTACAATTACATGGGCCGCCCCTACGGATACAACACGGTAAGAACGAGGATATGCGCTGGAGTGGACAGGGCCAGAACCGGACGATGTCAGGATCCATTATTCAACCTGGCCCGAGAGGAGGACCCATTGAAAAATAATCCATCCTTACCCCGTATGGACGATGGGCGATACTTTGCGCTGGAGCTATCAGAATAAAGTATTGGAGTACATTGGGCTGGGGGGGCAAGATACAAGGAATGCCCACAGTACGAATTGAGTTTGACCTCGACGGTATCCGTACGATTGGAGAAAATGTGCACAGCATATTTGGGATACGGCGGCAATTGGGGCGAGCAATGGGGGAAAATGGCCGCAAGCAGACGAGAGAATTTCCCATGTGTTACGCGCAGGGCGATTGATGAGTGAGATTTATGAGCGCAAGAAAAAAAAGCAAGTTTGGCACCAACACGGACCATTAGCCAAGCCAGCGTAATCTTGTGCAACACCACTtattacggagtacctcACGCCAATCGACTTTGTCGAAGGCCTGAGCCTAAGCCTGAAGACTTCTCAGTTGAACGACATTGAACTTTGCTTCCTTTGCGCGTCGCACTGCACCGCAGTCTCTTCCCAATCTGCTGAGCCATTGAGGTGCGGTGCGGTTACGCGGATGGGATGGCACATGTGCAAAGCTCTCAAGAGACAGAAGCTGGGACGTGCAAACACACCACAGACAGTACTGGGATCCCTGCGTAGACACTCGCATCCTCCTTTGGATGAGCTCAGTGTTGTTGCTCtcccacacacacacaagcCAGTACAGATAACAGTGCGAAAACAAGATGCA encodes:
- a CDS encoding plasma-membrane proton-efflux P-type ATPase gives rise to the protein MADSHAAAAPALSTPIESHKFDEKERPVDAPPAANPKVEDEEDDEDIDALIEDLESQDGHVDEEEEDEGSPGMGRVVPEEQLQTDTRLGLTEQEVINRRRKWGRNEMAEQKENLILKFFMFFVGPIQFVMEAAAVLAAGLEDWVDFGVICGLLLLNAAVGFVQEFQAGSIVAELKKTLALKAVVLRDGTLKEVEAPEVVPGDILQVEEGTIIPADGRIVTEDAFLQVDQSAITGESLAVDKHRNDNCYASSAVKRGEAFVIVTATGDNTFVGRAAALVNAASAGSGHFTEVLNGIGTILLVLVIFTLLIVWVSSFYRSNGIVDILRFTLAITIIGVPVGLPAVVTTTMAVGAAYLAKKKAIVQKLSAIESLAGVEILCSDKTGTLTKNKLSLAEPYTVAGVDPEDLMLTACLAASRKKKGMDAIDKAFLKSLRYYPRAKSVLSKYKVIEFFPFDPVSKKVTALVESPAGERITCVKGAPLFVLKTVEQDHEIPEEIDQAYKNKVAEFATRGFRSLGVARKRGDHGAWEILGIMPCSDPPRHDTARTVNEAKSLGLSIKMLTGDAVGIARETSRQLGLGTNIYNAERLGLGGGGDMPGSEVYDFVEAADGFAEVFPQHKYNVVEILQQRGYLVAMTGDGVNDAPSLKKADTGIAVEGASDAARSAADIVFLAPGLGAIIDALKTSRQIFHRMYAYVVYRIALSIHLEIYLGLWIAILNRSLNIELVVFIAIFADIATLAIAYDNAPFSKSPVKWNLPKLWGMSVLLGIVLAVGTWITVTTMYAHPNGGIIQNFGNLDEVVFLEVSLTENWLIFITRANGPFWSSIPSWQLSGAILVVDILATCFCIWGFFEGGQQTSIVAVVRIWIFSFGVFCVCAGVYYMLQDSTGFDNLMHGKSPKGNQKQRSLEDFVVSLQRVSTQHEKSQ